A genomic stretch from Aedes albopictus strain Foshan chromosome 2, AalbF5, whole genome shotgun sequence includes:
- the LOC109431677 gene encoding protein rhomboid, which yields MSGKRSRSFKCAVHHRDREVCSENDFHLIFEDPPLFKRMVHVIAMEVLPEERDRKYYADNYSCCPPPLFVILVTLVELGFFTYHTLTSGQADPAGPVPIDSMFIYRPDKRHEVWRFLFYMVLHAGWFHLGFNLVVQLLVGLPLEMVHGSTRIGCVYLAGVLAGSLGTSVFDPEVYLVGASGGVYALLAAHLANVMLNYRNMQYGIIRLLAIFLFASCDVGFAIYSRYAVEPESGAPSVSYVAHLTGALAGLTIGLLVLKNFEQKLHEQLLWWVALGVYAACTIFAVVFNLLNTVTVQRLEEEGEQVLKQHLFNNFGF from the exons ATGAGCGGCAAGCGGTCGCGTAGCTTCAAGTGTGCAGTCCATCATCGCGATCGTGAAGTTTGTTCGGAGAACGATTTTCATCTGATATTTGAAGATCCACCATTATTCAAGAG AATGGTGCACGTAATAGCAATGGAAGTGCTCCCCGAAGAGCGGGATCGAAAGTACTATGCGGACAACTATTCGTGCTGTCCGCCTCCGTTATTTGTGATATTAGTTACATTAGTTGAG TTGGGTTTCTTCACCTACCACACGCTTACCTCGGGTCAAGCGGATCCGGCCGGTCCGGTCCCAATCGATTCGATGTTCATCTACCGGCCAGACAAACGGCACGAAGTCTGGCGGTTTCTCTTCTACATGGTTCTACATGCCGG ATGGTTCCATCTGGGTTTCAACCTAGTCGTGCAACTCCTAGTTGGGCTACCATTGGAGATGGTACACGGATCAACTAGGATAGGTTGCGTCTACCTGGCGGGAGTGCTGGCTGGTTCGCTAG GAACCAGTGTGTTCGATCCCGAAGTCTACCTCGTCGGGGCCAGCGGGGGCGTGTATGCCCTGCTGGCCGCCCACCTAGCGAATGTTATGCTCAACTACCGCAACATGCAGTACGGCATCATTCGGCTACTGGCGATATTCCTATTCG CATCCTGCGACGTCGGTTTCGCGATCTACTCCCGGTACGCGGTCGAGCCGGAAAGTGGCGCCCCCTCGGTGTCGTACGTGGCGCATCTCACCGGTGCCCTGGCCGGCCTCACGATAGGCCTGCTGGTCCTGAAAAACTTCGAGCAGAAACTGCACGAACAGCTGCTGTGGTGGGTAGCGCTCGGGGTGTACGCCGCCTGCACCATCTTTGCCGTCGTGTTCAACCTGCTCAACACCGTCACCGTGCAGAGGCTAGAGGAGGAAGGCGAACAGGTACTGAAGCAGCATCTTTTCAACAACTTTGGGTTTTAG